From a single Fusarium fujikuroi IMI 58289 draft genome, chromosome FFUJ_chr03 genomic region:
- a CDS encoding related to flavin-containing monooxygenase, producing MGSLTQPTPFDVHKIAIIGAGPSGLAAAKYLIAQGFEDIVIFEQQDHVGGIWRYYGLAPGTCPVPQEDPHCPPENPIKWNSTSAPIFTSPMYENLHANIPKEVMTFSDQAFPEDSKLFPERPMIEDYLVKYAEDVKPLIRFCRRVERVTLKAQDSRDRWEVETQSTINSGNITTDTFDALVVANGHYSIPYLPNMKNLEEFNEAYPGVITHSKQYRTPHPFRDSKVVVIGNGPSGLDIALQINQECRKPAILSVRHPTPPDRLAHSGCTETAEVEEFLVEEKGIRFKDGRVETDIDAIIFCTGFLYSFPFLGDLGHQLITTGRGVHGLYQHVFNIHHPTLVFPGLNMKAAPWPLSESQAALFSAVWSNNIELPSREAMEAWSQALEKQEGDALHVFGPNGDGHYINKLHDWAMKAKRPGKEPPYWNDELMWQRSMFLKAKARFEQLGCKAQTFEEIGFHYEPST from the coding sequence ATGGGCTCTCTGACTCAGCCGACGCCTTTCGACGTCCACAAAATCGCAATCATCGGGGCTGGTCCTTCTGGGCTTGCGGCAGCGAAATATCTCATTGCGCAGGGTTTCGAGGACATTGTTATCTTCGAGCAGCAGGATCATGTTGGCGGCATTTGGCGATACTATGGGTTAGCCCCAGGAACTTGTCCTGtgcctcaagaagatcctcatTGCCCTCCTGAAAACCCCATAAAATGGAATTCAACATCAGCTCCGATTTTCACTTCGCCGATGTACGAGAACCTACACGCCAATATCCCAAAAGAAGTCATGACCTTTTCCGACCAAGCCTTTCCCGAGGACTCCAAGCTCTTCCCCGAGAGGCCTATGATCGAGGACTATCTGGTCAAGTATGCAGAGGATGTCAAACCCTTAATTCGTTTTTGTCGACGTGTCGAGCGGGTGACTCTGAAAGCGCAAGACAGTCGGGACAGATGGGAGGTTGAAACACAGTCAACTATCAATAGCGGCAACATAACTACGGATACCTTTGATGCCTTGGTCGTTGCGAACGGTCACTACTCTATACCCTATCTGCCCAATatgaagaacttggaagAGTTTAACGAGGCGTACCCCGGAGTGATTACGCACTCCAAACAGTATCGCACTCCCCATCCGTTTAGAGACAGCAAGGTAGTTGTGATTGGTAATGGCCCGTCTGGGCTCGACATTGCTTTGCAGATCAATCAGGAGTGTAGAAAGCCTGCTATCTTGTCAGTGCGACATCCTACACCCCCAGATCGACTAGCTCATTCTGGATGTACGGAAACAGCAGAGGTTGAGGAGTTCTtggttgaagagaagggaatcCGTTTCAAGGATGGCCGAGTCGAGACGGATATTgacgccatcatcttctgcacCGGCTTCCTCTATAGCTTCCCATTTCTTGGGGATCTAGGCCACCAGCTCATTACCACAGGCCGAGGTGTGCATGGGTTGTACCAACATGTTTTCAATATTCACCATCCAACCCTCGTGTTCCCAGGTCTCAACATGAAAGCAGCCCCTTGGCCGCTGAGTGAGAGCCAAGCAGCTCTGTTTTCAGCTGTGTGGTCCAACAACATTGAGCTCCCTTCTCGGGAAGCCATGGAAGCTTGGAGCCAGGCATTGGAGAAGCAGGAAGGCGACGCTTTGCATGTGTTTGGTCCCAACGGAGATGGCCACTACATCAACAAATTGCATGATTGGGCTATGAAGGCCAAGCGGCCAGGAAAAGAGCCGCCTTACTGGAATGACGAGCTCATGTGGCAGCGCAGCATGTTCCTCAAAGCCAAGGCCAGATTCGAGCAACTAGGCTGCAAGGCTCAGacctttgaggagattggaTTTCACTATGAGCCTTCAACCTGA